GACCGTGGCCGACCGCCGCAAGAAGCCGGAGCAGCCTGCGAATACGGAGGTGCTGCTTGGCGTGGACCGCGAAGCCTTCATCAAGCTGCTATTCGATTCGTTGGACCGCTTAGACCGGCAGCTGGAGTCGCCGGCAGGAGAAGCTTAGCAGATGGCGGGCTGGGAACGTCTGCAGGAGACGGTAAGGTTCGAGCTGCAGCAGCGGATCGAGGAGGGCTGCCAGCCGGGCAGCCTGGCGGAGAAGCTGGATGCAGCCGGGAGCGATGAGGACAAGCTGATGGAGGTATACCGGGAGCTGATGGCACTTCCCGTGGACGGGGGCTTTCCTTACCAGGAGCCGTCGGATCTGGAAGCGATCAGACAGCTTCGTCCGGAGGGTCCGCGTAAGCTTGCAGTGGACTGGACGCCGGACCAGTGGAGAGACAGATTCTACGGTGCCTGGCTTGGGCGGAGTGTAGGCTGCGCGTTGGGCAAGCCGCTGGAATATTGGGACTATCTGTACGGGAAGGACGGCCGGACCGGATGGGAGAATATCGAGCTGTGGTTCCGTGGTGCGGATGCCTGGCCGATTACGGGCTATACCCCGGAATTCTCTACGGCCCGGGAGGAATACGGCCTGGGCTTAAGCGACTGGTCGTTCACCAGCACGCGCGAGAAGATCAGCTATATGGAGAGTGATGATGATATCCGTTATACCGTGCTTGGCCTTATCCTGCTGGAGCAAAAAGGGCTGAATTGGGATTCCTGGGATATCGGCAAGCTGTGGCACGGGCATCTGACCTATAGTCAGGTCTGCACGGCGGAAACGCAGAGCTATATGAACTTTGCTCAGGAGACCTCCCATCTGCACGGGGAGAAGCCGGCTGACTGGCCGCTGCGGCAGGAGCGGGTACGGATGCATCTGAATCCGTACCGGGAATGGATCGGTGCCGCAATCCGCGCGGATGCCCTCGCTTATGGAGCGGCAGGACATCCCGAGCTGGCGGCAGAGCTGGGCTGGCGGGATGCTTCCTTCTCGCATGTGAAGAATGGAATCTACGGCGAGATGTTCAACGCCGCAATGATTTCAGCGGCGTTCGCAGGCCTCAGCAACCAAGAGATTGTGCAGATCGGCCTGAGTGAGATTCCGCAGACGAGCAGACTGGCTAAGGATGTGCTGCGGGGCGTAGAAATTGCACAGCAGTCCGGCAGTGAGCGTGAACTGGTCAGCACCCTCTGGAATGAGTTCAGCCATTACGACCCGGTGCATACCAACAACAACGCGGCCATTGTGG
The window above is part of the Paenibacillus sp. FSL H8-0048 genome. Proteins encoded here:
- a CDS encoding ADP-ribosylglycohydrolase family protein, encoding MAGWERLQETVRFELQQRIEEGCQPGSLAEKLDAAGSDEDKLMEVYRELMALPVDGGFPYQEPSDLEAIRQLRPEGPRKLAVDWTPDQWRDRFYGAWLGRSVGCALGKPLEYWDYLYGKDGRTGWENIELWFRGADAWPITGYTPEFSTAREEYGLGLSDWSFTSTREKISYMESDDDIRYTVLGLILLEQKGLNWDSWDIGKLWHGHLTYSQVCTAETQSYMNFAQETSHLHGEKPADWPLRQERVRMHLNPYREWIGAAIRADALAYGAAGHPELAAELGWRDASFSHVKNGIYGEMFNAAMISAAFAGLSNQEIVQIGLSEIPQTSRLAKDVLRGVEIAQQSGSERELVSTLWNEFSHYDPVHTNNNAAIVAASLIYGGDDFEKAVVTSVSAGMDTDCNGATVGSIMGAKLGAAKLPVNWTAPLNDLLYADLPGFHPIAISEVAERSYQVFLKLRAELGDKKQG